The Tepidibacter aestuarii genome contains a region encoding:
- a CDS encoding ArsR/SmtB family transcription factor, with the protein MDLEGMQVRVLKAMAHPIRLKIIKKLGDQKLCVCELNKDVEFTQSNLSQHLKILKEAGILDSEKKGLWMHYRVRNKEVLDVINIVEKIVSDNVKNLNKELGGQ; encoded by the coding sequence ATGGATTTGGAGGGTATGCAAGTTAGGGTGTTAAAGGCCATGGCTCATCCTATAAGGCTTAAGATAATAAAGAAATTAGGAGATCAAAAACTTTGTGTATGTGAATTAAATAAAGATGTAGAGTTTACTCAATCTAATTTATCTCAGCATCTTAAGATATTAAAGGAAGCTGGTATACTAGATAGCGAGAAAAAGGGTCTTTGGATGCACTATAGGGTTAGAAATAAAGAAGTACTTGATGTAATAAACATTGTAGAAAAAATTGTAAGTGATAATGTAAAAAATCTAAATAAAGAGTTAGGGGGACAATAA
- a CDS encoding permease, with the protein MDFINNMLQFTWLNNLVRLLVENVFGISMETHLGGSIHFFIYDTIKIVILLGIMIFIISYIRSYFSPEKTKKILEKFGGISGNIMASLLGIVTPFCSCSSVPLFIGFVEAGIPIGVTFSFLITSPIVNEAAFAILLASFGWKIAVVYVITGVVVGVIGGILIGSLHLEDQVEEYVYQIKMGESEIEELDRKQRIDFAIQNVKDIIKRVWIYLIIGIGIGAVIHGWAPAEILSKYAGPNNPLAVIVAVVVAIPLYSNALGTIPIAEALIIKGVGIGTALAFMMATTALSLPEMILLRKVIKPKLIAVFVAITGVSIILVGYMFNAISHLLI; encoded by the coding sequence ATGGATTTCATCAACAATATGCTTCAGTTTACTTGGCTTAATAATTTGGTAAGACTTTTAGTTGAGAATGTATTTGGTATTTCTATGGAAACTCACTTAGGAGGAAGTATTCATTTTTTCATATATGATACTATAAAGATAGTAATACTTCTTGGAATAATGATATTTATTATATCTTATATAAGAAGTTATTTTTCACCTGAGAAGACTAAGAAGATATTAGAAAAATTTGGAGGGATATCTGGAAATATAATGGCTTCCCTTTTAGGTATTGTAACTCCGTTTTGTTCTTGTTCATCGGTTCCTTTGTTTATAGGATTTGTTGAAGCTGGAATACCTATAGGTGTTACATTTTCTTTTTTAATAACATCTCCAATAGTAAATGAGGCAGCTTTTGCAATACTTTTAGCATCATTTGGATGGAAAATAGCGGTTGTATATGTTATAACAGGAGTTGTAGTTGGTGTAATTGGAGGGATACTAATAGGAAGCCTTCATTTAGAAGATCAAGTAGAAGAATATGTGTATCAGATAAAAATGGGAGAATCTGAGATAGAAGAATTAGATAGAAAGCAAAGAATAGATTTTGCAATTCAAAATGTAAAAGATATAATAAAGAGAGTGTGGATATACTTAATTATAGGAATAGGTATTGGGGCTGTAATACATGGATGGGCACCTGCCGAGATACTTAGTAAGTACGCAGGACCTAACAATCCTCTAGCTGTAATTGTAGCAGTTGTTGTTGCGATTCCTCTTTATTCTAATGCATTAGGGACTATACCTATAGCTGAGGCGCTAATAATTAAAGGAGTAGGTATTGGGACTGCACTAGCCTTTATGATGGCTACGACTGCCTTATCGCTTCCTGAGATGATACTTCTTAGAAAGGTTATAAAACCTAAACTTATAGCAGTATTTGTAGCTATAACAGGAGTTAGTATAATTTTAGTAGGTTATATGTTTAATGCTATATCGCATTTGCTTATATAA
- a CDS encoding thioredoxin family protein: MNIKILGGGCKNCEVLYENTKQAVEELGIEATIEKVTDFVEIAKYGVMKTPALVVDEKVKISGRVVKADEIKKVLA; encoded by the coding sequence ATGAACATTAAAATTTTAGGTGGGGGATGTAAAAACTGTGAGGTATTATATGAAAATACTAAGCAGGCTGTTGAAGAGTTAGGAATCGAGGCAACTATTGAGAAGGTAACTGATTTTGTTGAGATAGCTAAGTATGGAGTTATGAAAACGCCAGCTCTTGTTGTAGATGAAAAGGTTAAGATATCAGGAAGAGTTGTTAAGGCTGATGAGATAAAGAAGGTTCTTGCATAG
- a CDS encoding TVP38/TMEM64 family protein yields MEFIKNNKIKISVILLIICMYLFIPSVKVNVNQAVFILSNVNVDMAREYILSFGIWAPIVSFLLMILQSVAAPLPAFIITFANAGLFGWIKGAILSWSSAMAGAALCFYIARFLGRNAVEKLTSKTALKSVDEFFEKYGKYAILIARLLPFISFDIVSYAAGLTSMSFWSFFIATGIGQLPATIIYSYIGGMLTGTAKTFVFGLLCLFSLSILIALIKKIWDDKKRQGGKL; encoded by the coding sequence ATGGAGTTTATAAAGAATAACAAAATAAAAATATCAGTTATATTATTAATTATATGTATGTATTTGTTTATACCTTCAGTTAAAGTAAACGTAAATCAAGCTGTATTTATTTTAAGTAATGTGAATGTCGATATGGCTAGAGAGTATATATTGTCATTTGGGATATGGGCACCTATTGTATCTTTTTTACTTATGATTTTACAATCGGTTGCAGCACCTCTTCCTGCATTTATTATTACGTTTGCTAATGCTGGGTTGTTTGGGTGGATTAAAGGAGCTATTCTATCTTGGTCTAGTGCCATGGCAGGAGCTGCACTTTGCTTTTATATAGCTAGATTTTTAGGAAGAAATGCAGTAGAAAAGCTTACATCTAAAACTGCATTAAAAAGTGTAGATGAATTTTTTGAAAAATACGGTAAATATGCGATTTTAATTGCAAGATTACTTCCTTTTATATCATTTGATATTGTAAGTTATGCAGCGGGACTTACATCTATGAGTTTTTGGTCTTTCTTTATAGCTACAGGAATTGGACAACTTCCTGCTACAATTATTTATTCATATATAGGTGGTATGCTTACAGGAACTGCAAAGACTTTTGTATTTGGATTATTATGTTTATTTTCACTAAGTATATTAATAGCACTAATTAAGAAAATTTGGGATGACAAAAAAAGACAAGGAGGGAAATTATAA
- a CDS encoding sulfurtransferase, producing MKSKRIILLLMSILLITALVGCSKNNSTVKEQEFDASIYENNDFLITPNELKDLLGSEELVLLDCNKPDIYQKQHIPGAVSIGLHAFSDKTGKPGDPGWGTIVNKEELKSRLESLGIDNNKTVVFYSDVFKGPGADGRAVWQLKQAGMDNVKLLVGGLSYWKDMGYDTTNEVSNPIPTSGVVLKDYDESYSATKDYIYENLGKQVVIDVRTDAEYKGSQKVGEPRGGHIKGAKHMLWTDLLNENGTPKSPDEIKTIMADMGVTPEDDFTVY from the coding sequence TTGAAATCTAAAAGAATAATTCTTTTATTAATGAGCATCTTGCTAATAACTGCTTTAGTTGGATGTTCTAAAAACAACTCAACAGTAAAAGAACAAGAATTTGATGCTTCAATTTATGAAAATAATGATTTTTTAATTACTCCTAATGAATTAAAAGATTTATTAGGAAGTGAAGAACTAGTACTTCTTGATTGTAACAAACCTGATATTTATCAAAAGCAACATATTCCTGGTGCTGTAAGTATAGGTCTTCACGCATTTTCAGATAAAACAGGAAAACCGGGAGATCCAGGTTGGGGAACTATTGTAAACAAAGAGGAGTTAAAATCAAGATTGGAATCATTAGGAATAGATAATAATAAAACAGTAGTATTTTACTCAGATGTATTTAAAGGACCAGGAGCTGATGGAAGAGCTGTTTGGCAGTTAAAACAAGCTGGTATGGATAATGTAAAACTATTAGTTGGAGGTCTTTCTTATTGGAAAGATATGGGTTATGATACAACTAATGAAGTATCAAATCCAATTCCAACTTCAGGTGTAGTTCTTAAAGATTATGATGAAAGTTATAGTGCTACAAAAGATTATATATATGAAAATCTAGGAAAACAAGTAGTAATAGATGTTAGAACAGATGCTGAATATAAAGGATCTCAAAAAGTAGGAGAACCAAGGGGAGGTCATATTAAAGGAGCCAAGCATATGCTATGGACAGATCTTTTAAATGAAAATGGAACACCTAAATCTCCAGACGAGATCAAAACTATTATGGCTGATATGGGAGTAACTCCTGAAGATGATTTCACAGTATACTGA
- a CDS encoding TVP38/TMEM64 family protein, protein MSIGSKKRIIIGVLMVSIIISMKFLGVFEYVSIDNAYKIKNYIHKLGMLGPIIYIIFFVIGCVAFIPAPPMAIIAGMAFGPINGSIYTCIAALISDASAFLIARYVAKDIVQNKVKTNKSLAKIDNLVKNHGWRILIITRLVPGFPYMLQSYAYGITNIKFKSYILASWILTIPGIIAFTLVGGSINSYQNMDKIFICLGVCAVLITILSLIPKVLKKKYDLI, encoded by the coding sequence GTGAGTATAGGTTCAAAAAAAAGAATAATAATAGGAGTTTTAATGGTGAGCATAATTATTAGTATGAAGTTTTTAGGTGTATTTGAATATGTAAGCATAGATAATGCATATAAAATAAAAAATTACATACATAAATTAGGTATGTTAGGACCAATAATATATATTATATTCTTTGTTATAGGATGTGTTGCTTTCATACCAGCACCGCCAATGGCTATAATTGCTGGAATGGCATTTGGACCTATTAATGGATCTATATACACTTGTATAGCTGCCCTTATAAGTGACGCATCTGCTTTTTTGATAGCAAGATACGTTGCTAAGGACATTGTCCAAAATAAAGTTAAGACTAATAAATCACTTGCTAAAATAGATAATTTAGTCAAAAATCACGGATGGAGAATATTGATTATAACAAGATTAGTTCCTGGATTTCCGTATATGCTACAAAGCTATGCTTACGGCATAACAAATATTAAATTTAAGTCATACATTTTAGCTTCTTGGATATTAACTATACCTGGAATAATAGCATTTACACTAGTAGGAGGATCTATAAATTCTTATCAAAATATGGATAAAATTTTTATTTGCCTTGGAGTATGTGCTGTATTAATTACTATTTTATCTTTGATTCCAAAAGTATTAAAGAAAAAATATGATTTGATATAA
- a CDS encoding DUF1292 domain-containing protein, producing the protein MSKERVAFLDEQGNKVELEIVEKINIEEEKYVLLAKEENEEDAYVYKIVEEDGAEQYVAVNDDDEFERVLEEYNSYFDEE; encoded by the coding sequence ATGTCAAAAGAAAGAGTAGCATTTTTAGATGAACAAGGAAACAAGGTAGAGTTGGAAATAGTTGAGAAGATAAATATAGAAGAAGAAAAATATGTACTTCTTGCTAAAGAAGAAAATGAGGAAGATGCATACGTTTATAAAATAGTTGAAGAAGATGGAGCAGAACAATACGTTGCAGTAAACGATGATGATGAGTTTGAAAGAGTATTAGAAGAATATAATTCTTACTTTGACGAAGAATAA
- a CDS encoding DUF6762 family protein encodes MESFALVLMQKNKETLEIEKEIGSYTISSNLDLINGIYMACEDEKNIVHLKLTTEKDVEDWEFSAILDYYDDEVLNDIVLSVKEIEDAYNPTWEVTFEFVDSKDGMQSKIEAILDKHKKELDDVYAEIKDREEEYK; translated from the coding sequence ATGGAATCTTTTGCTTTAGTACTTATGCAAAAAAATAAAGAAACACTCGAGATAGAAAAAGAAATAGGAAGCTATACTATAAGCAGCAACTTAGATTTAATAAACGGAATTTATATGGCATGTGAAGATGAAAAAAATATAGTTCATCTTAAACTAACTACTGAAAAAGATGTTGAAGACTGGGAGTTTTCAGCTATATTAGACTATTATGATGACGAAGTTTTAAATGACATTGTGTTATCTGTTAAAGAAATAGAAGATGCGTACAACCCAACTTGGGAGGTAACTTTTGAATTTGTAGATTCTAAAGATGGTATGCAATCTAAAATAGAAGCAATACTTGATAAGCATAAAAAAGAATTAGATGATGTTTATGCTGAAATAAAAGATAGAGAAGAAGAGTATAAATAA
- a CDS encoding YbjQ family protein codes for MIIVSTTNTVEGKKIKEYKGIVFGEVITGVNIVKDFMAGVRDIFGGRSQSYENELVKAREGALAEMKNRANQMGADAVVGVDVDYEVLGQAGSMMMVTVSGTAVTFE; via the coding sequence ATGATAATAGTAAGTACGACTAATACTGTAGAAGGAAAAAAAATCAAAGAATATAAGGGAATTGTATTTGGAGAGGTAATAACAGGAGTTAATATAGTTAAGGATTTCATGGCTGGGGTTAGAGATATATTTGGAGGAAGATCTCAATCTTATGAAAATGAGCTTGTAAAGGCTAGAGAAGGTGCATTAGCTGAAATGAAAAATAGAGCAAATCAAATGGGAGCAGATGCTGTAGTTGGAGTAGATGTAGACTATGAAGTATTAGGTCAAGCGGGAAGTATGATGATGGTTACTGTATCTGGAACAGCAGTTACATTTGAGTAA
- a CDS encoding GNAT family N-acetyltransferase, whose translation MEKLILKEDYSKENLKYVYNDLYSQFEKSELKDKDQFDILFKSDNYKLLLCYDKSDLIGYIIVYIDFETNLMWLDYLAVLEEYHSNGYGTKMIKTLKGKYENLDGCMIEVEKEDDKDINTYRRIRFYENLECIKLDINYMLPTKESGLSMHLYYLPFGKALIQMTKALSVIKSAHNTIHSDITHVAEIFTKIEESLL comes from the coding sequence ATGGAAAAATTAATTTTAAAAGAAGATTATTCAAAGGAAAATTTAAAATATGTATACAATGATTTATACTCTCAGTTTGAGAAAAGTGAATTAAAGGATAAAGATCAGTTTGATATCTTATTTAAAAGTGATAACTACAAACTTTTATTATGTTATGATAAAAGTGATTTAATAGGATATATTATAGTTTATATAGATTTTGAAACTAATTTGATGTGGCTTGATTATCTAGCTGTATTAGAGGAGTATCACTCTAACGGATATGGTACAAAAATGATTAAGACATTGAAGGGTAAGTACGAGAATTTAGATGGATGTATGATAGAGGTTGAAAAGGAAGATGATAAAGACATAAACACTTATAGAAGAATAAGGTTCTATGAGAATCTAGAATGTATAAAGCTTGATATTAACTACATGCTTCCAACTAAAGAATCAGGCCTTAGCATGCATTTATATTATCTGCCTTTTGGAAAAGCTTTGATACAAATGACTAAGGCCCTAAGTGTTATTAAATCAGCACATAATACTATTCATTCAGACATAACTCATGTGGCTGAGATATTTACTAAAATTGAGGAGTCACTATTATAG
- a CDS encoding glycosyl hydrolase family 18 protein, whose translation MNIFKKFSCVILSLIYILNLSFYPNYIFSQEKDDFKVVAYCSDIFKDSVETNIQYDKLTHIIYAFLIPKEDGSLVPIKKPDELKKLVKKGHENNVNVLIAVGGWFDEAYAPLDTRFEKIAASDELRSNLVDNIVKFADEYNLDGVEIDWEYPDLGQSSLNYEKLVLELSSKLKEKNKYLTAALNGAWSKEEGPEVSKAVTPKCLDSFDWISIMAYDMNNEQHSPFWFADTSIEYWLNRGVPKEKIVIGIPFYAHPTNSNWNVYRDIVKEDRENAYKDTATIDSIKYYYNGINTVKEKTRLALNKASGVMLFDVNEDTLDELSLVKNIDDVVKETSKLNPSERNKKIYFVVDNHELTFDENDNLGIPFIDENSRTLVPVRKALETIDVNVSYNSLDRIVHATKGDNDLRIPIDKEYIYLNGQKIQMDTKAIIKDGRTYIPLRYVFESFNYKTTWHESSRTIIVTPQF comes from the coding sequence ATGAATATTTTTAAAAAATTTTCTTGCGTGATACTATCTTTAATTTACATATTAAACTTATCATTTTATCCAAATTACATATTTTCACAAGAAAAGGATGATTTTAAAGTCGTTGCATACTGTTCAGACATATTCAAAGATTCAGTTGAAACAAATATTCAATATGATAAGCTAACACACATAATATACGCTTTTTTAATACCAAAAGAAGACGGTTCTTTAGTTCCAATAAAGAAACCCGATGAATTAAAAAAGCTAGTTAAAAAAGGTCACGAAAACAACGTTAATGTATTAATAGCAGTTGGAGGATGGTTTGATGAAGCTTATGCTCCACTAGATACTAGATTTGAAAAAATAGCTGCATCAGATGAACTCAGATCAAATCTTGTAGATAATATAGTAAAGTTTGCAGACGAATATAACTTAGACGGTGTTGAAATAGATTGGGAATACCCCGACCTTGGACAATCTTCTTTAAACTATGAAAAACTAGTTTTAGAGCTTAGTTCTAAATTAAAAGAAAAAAACAAATATCTAACAGCAGCACTTAATGGAGCTTGGTCTAAGGAAGAAGGCCCTGAAGTATCAAAAGCAGTAACTCCTAAATGCTTAGACAGTTTTGATTGGATAAGTATAATGGCTTATGATATGAACAATGAACAACATAGTCCATTTTGGTTTGCAGATACGTCTATAGAATATTGGTTAAATAGAGGTGTTCCTAAAGAAAAGATAGTAATAGGTATTCCTTTTTATGCACATCCAACCAATTCTAATTGGAATGTTTACAGAGATATAGTAAAAGAAGATAGAGAAAATGCATATAAGGATACAGCTACAATAGATTCTATTAAATATTATTACAACGGAATAAACACAGTAAAAGAAAAGACAAGACTAGCCCTTAATAAAGCATCTGGAGTTATGCTGTTTGATGTGAACGAAGATACTTTAGACGAGCTAAGTCTTGTAAAAAATATTGATGATGTTGTAAAAGAAACATCAAAACTTAATCCTAGTGAAAGAAATAAAAAAATATACTTTGTAGTTGATAATCATGAATTAACGTTTGACGAAAATGATAATCTAGGAATTCCATTTATTGATGAAAATTCTCGTACTTTAGTTCCTGTAAGAAAAGCACTAGAAACAATAGATGTAAATGTATCATATAATAGCTTAGATCGTATTGTACATGCAACTAAAGGTGATAACGACTTAAGAATTCCAATAGACAAAGAATATATATACTTAAACGGACAAAAAATTCAGATGGATACAAAAGCTATAATAAAAGATGGCAGAACTTATATCCCGTTAAGATATGTATTTGAAAGCTTTAACTATAAAACTACTTGGCACGAATCTAGTAGAACTATAATAGTGACTCCTCAATTTTAG
- a CDS encoding DNA polymerase IV has translation MNRKIIHVDMDAFFASVEQVDNPSLKGKPVIVGGRTSKGVVCTCSYEARRYGVRSAMPGFIAAQKCPNGIFLPVRHSRYKEVSNQIFDILYNITEIVEPLSIDEAYLDVSAIDTPPIEIGHYIKNEVFKKTGLTISVGISHNKFLAKLGSDWNKPDGIKVITEEMVPEILRPLSIKTVYGIGKKTIDKLNNIGVYTVNDLLNLPKDYFVELFSNQSWELYNRLLGIDNRPVQPNRQTKSLGRETTLSSNTDDIEYLMHFLSLFSKDISYTLKKQDILSKTITIKIKTSDFSNHTKSKTIHHYTDSYDEIYTIACSLLKEINIHDDIRLIGLSVSNLSDKKIEQLTFL, from the coding sequence ATGAATCGTAAAATTATACATGTTGATATGGATGCTTTTTTTGCAAGCGTAGAACAAGTAGATAACCCTAGTCTCAAAGGAAAGCCAGTTATAGTAGGAGGTAGAACTAGCAAGGGAGTAGTTTGCACATGCTCTTATGAAGCTAGAAGGTATGGCGTTAGATCTGCAATGCCGGGATTTATAGCTGCACAAAAATGTCCTAATGGAATATTTTTACCAGTTAGACACTCAAGATACAAGGAAGTTTCTAATCAAATATTCGATATTTTATACAATATAACAGAAATAGTAGAACCTTTATCAATAGACGAAGCTTATCTTGATGTATCTGCCATAGACACTCCTCCAATTGAAATAGGACATTATATAAAAAATGAAGTTTTTAAAAAAACAGGGCTTACTATATCAGTTGGTATATCTCACAATAAATTTTTAGCAAAACTTGGCTCAGATTGGAATAAACCAGACGGAATCAAAGTTATAACTGAAGAAATGGTTCCAGAAATACTTAGGCCCCTTTCTATAAAGACAGTCTATGGTATAGGAAAGAAAACAATAGACAAGCTAAACAATATAGGTGTATATACAGTAAATGATTTATTGAATCTCCCCAAAGATTATTTCGTAGAATTATTTTCAAATCAATCTTGGGAACTTTATAATAGACTTTTAGGTATAGATAATAGACCTGTTCAACCTAATCGTCAGACAAAATCATTAGGAAGAGAAACTACCCTTTCATCAAATACAGACGATATAGAATATCTTATGCACTTCTTATCATTATTTAGTAAAGATATATCATATACATTGAAAAAACAAGATATATTATCTAAAACTATAACAATTAAGATAAAAACATCAGACTTTTCTAATCATACAAAGAGCAAAACAATTCATCATTACACAGATTCTTACGATGAAATATACACTATAGCATGCAGCTTATTAAAAGAAATAAACATACACGATGATATAAGGCTTATAGGACTTAGTGTATCAAATCTATCTGATAAAAAAATAGAACAACTTACTTTTCTGTAG
- a CDS encoding helix-turn-helix domain-containing protein, producing MVNEISEKIRNLRKDKNLTLKEMSEKTGLSVSFLSQVENNTSSLAITSLKKIADALCIPIAHFFKSPPNHTFLVKSEEKSVFKIEGSNSEFARLSGDFSERCLESVMITIPPKEKHGHKFNHPGEEFIHVLDGAIIVDLDGKEYLVESGDSFHFPSTIPHILINPLNEPAKILTVVTPIIF from the coding sequence ATGGTCAACGAAATCTCTGAAAAAATTCGAAATCTTAGAAAAGATAAAAATTTAACGTTGAAAGAAATGAGCGAAAAAACAGGTTTATCAGTCAGCTTTCTCTCTCAAGTAGAAAACAATACTTCTTCATTAGCTATCACATCTTTAAAGAAAATTGCTGATGCTTTATGTATTCCAATAGCTCATTTCTTTAAAAGTCCACCCAATCATACTTTTTTAGTAAAATCTGAAGAAAAAAGTGTTTTTAAAATAGAAGGTTCTAATTCAGAATTTGCTCGACTTAGTGGTGATTTTTCAGAAAGATGTCTAGAATCTGTAATGATTACTATTCCACCTAAAGAAAAACACGGTCATAAATTCAACCATCCAGGAGAAGAATTTATTCATGTACTTGATGGTGCAATAATAGTAGATTTAGATGGCAAAGAATATTTAGTTGAATCTGGAGATTCTTTTCACTTTCCATCAACAATACCTCACATTTTAATCAACCCATTAAATGAACCAGCTAAAATACTAACAGTTGTAACTCCTATAATTTTTTAA
- a CDS encoding M24 family metallopeptidase has translation MKKERLNKVLKEMEDRNIPQMLVSDPAAIFYLTGKWIHPGERMLALYLNLNENHKLFINELFPVNEDLGVEKIWFNDTQDAVEIVSKYVDKEKTMGVDKNWPARFLLRLMELEGGSKFVNGSMILDKVRMCKDDQEKDFMREASRLNDMAVEKMIQSVSKDYSEKKMGQILGDIYEEIGANGFSFDPIIAYGENAANPHHEPGNSMLKEGDSIIIDIGCVKDSYCSDMTRTVFYKSVSDKSKEVYNTVLEANKKAISIVKPGVKFSDIDLAARNYIEDAGYGKYFTHRTGHSIGIEVHDFGDVSCVNHDEVAPGMIFSIEPGIYIPGEVGVRIEDLVLVTEDGCEVLNKYSKDLKVIG, from the coding sequence ATGAAAAAAGAAAGATTAAATAAAGTATTAAAAGAAATGGAAGATAGAAATATACCTCAGATGTTAGTTTCTGATCCTGCTGCAATTTTCTATTTAACAGGAAAATGGATTCATCCAGGAGAGAGAATGTTAGCTCTTTATTTAAATTTAAATGAAAACCATAAATTATTCATAAATGAACTATTTCCAGTAAATGAAGATTTAGGTGTTGAAAAGATATGGTTTAATGATACTCAAGATGCTGTAGAGATAGTATCAAAGTATGTAGATAAGGAAAAGACTATGGGTGTTGATAAAAACTGGCCAGCTCGTTTCTTATTAAGACTTATGGAACTTGAAGGTGGAAGTAAGTTTGTTAATGGATCTATGATATTAGATAAAGTTAGAATGTGTAAGGATGATCAAGAAAAGGATTTTATGAGAGAGGCATCAAGACTTAACGATATGGCAGTAGAGAAAATGATTCAATCTGTTTCAAAAGATTATTCTGAAAAGAAAATGGGTCAAATTTTAGGAGATATATATGAAGAAATAGGTGCTAATGGATTCTCATTTGATCCTATTATAGCTTATGGTGAAAATGCAGCAAATCCTCATCATGAGCCAGGTAATTCTATGCTTAAAGAAGGAGATAGTATAATTATAGATATTGGATGTGTTAAAGATTCTTATTGTTCTGATATGACAAGAACTGTATTTTATAAGTCTGTATCTGATAAGTCTAAAGAGGTTTACAATACTGTTTTAGAAGCTAATAAGAAGGCTATATCAATAGTTAAACCTGGTGTTAAGTTTAGTGATATAGACTTAGCTGCTAGAAACTATATAGAAGACGCAGGTTATGGAAAGTATTTTACACATAGAACAGGACACTCAATAGGTATAGAAGTACATGACTTTGGCGATGTTTCATGTGTTAACCATGATGAAGTAGCACCTGGGATGATATTTTCAATAGAACCAGGTATATATATACCTGGAGAGGTTGGAGTTAGAATAGAGGATTTAGTACTTGTTACTGAAGATGGATGTGAAGTGCTTAATAAATATAGCAAAGATCTTAAGGTGATCGGATAA
- a CDS encoding glycoside hydrolase family 73 protein has translation MKNKISIVFIITSMLFFILSSILILFLFKSSTPLPDLYNEKFETKDEFIQLVYSKTNYGYKKYNIYPSITIAQAILESNWGNSNLTQKGKNLFGIKASKDYKNKVDFPTNEFVDNKKVKVVQSFRAYDSYSESIEDYTNLLGKAKRYESLKKCKDYKEQAIALYACGYSTDPNYPQKLISIIEKYKLYEYD, from the coding sequence ATGAAAAATAAAATAAGTATAGTTTTTATTATTACATCTATGTTATTTTTTATCTTAAGCTCTATTTTGATACTATTTCTATTTAAATCATCAACTCCATTACCAGATCTATACAATGAAAAATTCGAAACAAAAGATGAATTCATACAACTTGTATATTCAAAAACCAACTACGGTTATAAAAAATACAATATATATCCAAGTATCACAATAGCACAAGCAATTCTTGAAAGTAACTGGGGTAATTCTAATCTAACACAAAAAGGGAAAAATTTATTTGGAATAAAGGCTAGTAAAGACTATAAAAATAAAGTTGATTTTCCGACTAATGAATTCGTAGACAATAAAAAAGTAAAAGTAGTTCAAAGTTTCAGAGCTTATGATTCATATTCAGAATCTATTGAGGACTACACTAACTTGCTTGGAAAGGCTAAACGATATGAGTCATTGAAAAAATGTAAGGATTATAAAGAACAAGCTATAGCACTTTATGCATGTGGATACTCCACCGATCCAAACTACCCTCAAAAGCTTATATCAATAATAGAAAAGTATAAGTTATATGAGTATGATTAA